A window from Parambassis ranga chromosome 13, fParRan2.1, whole genome shotgun sequence encodes these proteins:
- the nyap2a gene encoding neuronal tyrosine-phosphorylated phosphoinositide-3-kinase adapter 2 isoform X1: MTSQEEASSFRKFFQYVEDSGLRTYDGLVIQNASDIARESDRVRNQTNWTYLQEKQQKKRRQEEAIKRIGEDVPMATDGAYSGKHFRMGFMTMPAPQDRLPPHSQGFTVRSQSLHSVGGGDDDSNHNRKQPPPKPKRDPNTKLSSSSETVDGSSGLTKRDHQDTKELVEQAEARCHAHSEDCKKMPPPKPKRNPNTQLSTSFDDSYIRNQGNKKSSLRWDRSSSQSQSPASRDTDDEEPVYIEMVGNILRELKGQDTVDDDQSESVYEEMKYPVLEDFLHEAHSGLIDPEAWSSRDSLCDIPPPFPNLLTHRPPLLVFPPAPAQCSPNSDESPLTPLDVTRLPMLENASYSKSGSVEHPQSSTHHRKERDRDRDRDRDHGRDRDLSCTHTITSSGRSSAPPLPSNLYKSSGSAHSGHGYPRSQSACPSPVSMGRSLTPLSLKRPPPYDTLMAGGSIPRSSSSSSSHRVGDSGSKLSNSSSTHGSMQNVSVRSQTPTSPLDDLNNLFSGKQGLKRGSGRRKSREGEGDCRSLPRHDSKDRDGQSSPVSSRMGRSSVSPTMMLPGGGGETKSVCKLGRSASTSGVPSPGATPQRHPHEPHHPALSQMPWLCSDTTMMEMIERKRVLCREIKARQRPEKNLCKQDSMPILPSWKRKQPPPYSAPPTTAGHTTVFWDTAI; this comes from the exons ATGACATCGCAGGAGGAGGCTTCTTCCTTCAGGAAGTTTTTTCAGTATGTGGAGGACAGTGGACTTCGCACATATGATGGTCTGGTTATTCAAAATGCTTCTGACATCGCTAGAGAAAGCGACCGCGTACGCAACCAGACCAACTGGACCTAcctgcaggaaaaacaacaaaagaaaaggcGACAGGAAGAGGCCATCAAGAG GATTGGTGAAGACGTTCCCATGGCAACAGATGGAGCATACTCTGGGAAACATTTCAGAATGGGCTTCATGACAATGCCAGCACCACAGGACCGACTGCCCCCCCACAGCCAGGGCTTCACTGTCCGATCCCAGTCACTCCATTCGGTCGGTGGTGGGGATGACGACTCCAACCACAACCGCAAACAACCCCCGCCCAAACCCAAGAGAGACCCCAACACCAAACTGAGCAGCAGCTCCGAGACAGTGGACGGAAGTTCTGGACTTACTAAGAGAGACCACCAAGATACCAAAGAGCTGGTGGAACAGGCAGAAG CTCGGTGCCATGCCCACTCTGAAGACTGCAAAAAGATGCCTCCACCCAAGCCCAAAAGAAATCCTAACACTCAGCTCAGCACCTCCTTCGATGACTCTTACATCCGTAACCAAGGCAACAAGAAGTCTTCCTTACGATGGGACCGATCTTCATCTCAAAGTCAGAGCCCAGCATCCAGAGACACAGACGACGAGGAGCCAGTTTACATTGAGATGGTGGGAAACATCCTGCGAGAACTGAAAGGTCAGGACACTGTGGATGACGACCAGAGTGAGTCTGTGTATGAGGAAATGAAGTACCCGGTGTTGGAGGACTTCCTGCATGAAGCACACTCAGGCCTTATCGATCCTGAAGCCTGGTCATCACGTGACTCCCTGTGCGACATCCCTCCACCATTTCCTAACCTCCTGACCCACCGTCCGCCACTGCTGGTCTTTCCACCAGCCCCTGCTCAATGCTCCCCGAATTCTGATGAGTCCCCCCTCACCCCCTTAGATGTAACTCGACTGCCCATGTTAGAAAATGCCTCCTATAGCAAGTCAGGCAGTGTCGAACATCCACAGAGCTCCACCCACCATCGCAAAGAACGTGATCGGGACCGTGATCGGGATCGCGATCATGGTCGAGACCGGGATCTGTCCTGCACCCACACCATCACTTCATCTGGTCGGTCatcagctccacctctcccaTCTAACCTCTACAAATCCTCCGGCTCTGCCCACAGCGGCCATGGGTACCCACGCAGCCAATCTGCATGTCCATCTCCAGTCAGCATGGGTCGCTCCCTGACTCCTCTGAGCCTTAAGAGACCACCACCCTATGACACCCTGATGGCAGGAGGAAGTATACCTcgctcttcatcttcatcatcctctcaTAGGGTTGGGGACAGTGGGTCTAAACTCAGTAACTCCTCTTCTACGCATGGCTCCATGCAGAATGTGTCAGTGAGATCACAGACTCCAACGAGCCCACTGGACGACCTCAACAACCTGTTCTCTGGAAAACAGGGCTTGAAGAGAGGGTCAGGCCGAAGGAAGAGTAGAGAGGGTGAAG gagaCTGCAGGTCTCTGCCCAGACATGACAGTAAAGACAGAGACGGACAGTCGAGTCCAGTTTCCAGCAGGATGGGGCGGTCGTCTGTCAGCCCCACCATGATGCTgcccggaggaggaggag AAACAAAGTCTGTGTGTAAACTTGGCCGCTCTGCCTCCACATCAGGAGTCCCGTCACCCGGGGCGACACCACAGCGCCACCCGCATGAGCCGCATCATCCTGCCCTCAGCCAG ATGCCATGGCTCTGCAGCGACACAACCATGATGGAGATGATTGAAAGGAAAAGGGTTTTGTGTCGAGAGATCAAAGCTCGTCAGCGACCGGAGAAGAATTTGTGTAAACAGGACAGTATGCCCATCCTGCCCAGCTGGAAGAGGAAACAGCCGCCACCGTACTCGGCCCCGCCCACTACTGCAGGACACACCACGGTTTTCTGGGACACGGCCATCTGA
- the nyap2a gene encoding neuronal tyrosine-phosphorylated phosphoinositide-3-kinase adapter 2 isoform X3, with the protein MTSQEEASSFRKFFQYVEDSGLRTYDGLVIQNASDIARESDRVRNQTNWTYLQEKQQKKRRQEEAIKRIGEDVPMATDGAYSGKHFRMGFMTMPAPQDRLPPHSQGFTVRSQSLHSVGGGDDDSNHNRKQPPPKPKRDPNTKLSSSSETVDGSSGLTKRDHQDTKELVEQAEARCHAHSEDCKKMPPPKPKRNPNTQLSTSFDDSYIRNQGNKKSSLRWDRSSSQSQSPASRDTDDEEPVYIEMVGNILRELKGQDTVDDDQSESVYEEMKYPVLEDFLHEAHSGLIDPEAWSSRDSLCDIPPPFPNLLTHRPPLLVFPPAPAQCSPNSDESPLTPLDVTRLPMLENASYSKSGSVEHPQSSTHHRKERDRDRDRDRDHGRDRDLSCTHTITSSGRSSAPPLPSNLYKSSGSAHSGHGYPRSQSACPSPVSMGRSLTPLSLKRPPPYDTLMAGGSIPRSSSSSSSHRVGDSGSKLSNSSSTHGSMQNVSVRSQTPTSPLDDLNNLFSGKQGLKRGSGRRKSREGEGDCRSLPRHDSKDRDGQSSPVSSRMGRSSVSPTMMLPGGGGETKSVCKLGRSASTSGVPSPGATPQRHPHEPHHPALSQD; encoded by the exons ATGACATCGCAGGAGGAGGCTTCTTCCTTCAGGAAGTTTTTTCAGTATGTGGAGGACAGTGGACTTCGCACATATGATGGTCTGGTTATTCAAAATGCTTCTGACATCGCTAGAGAAAGCGACCGCGTACGCAACCAGACCAACTGGACCTAcctgcaggaaaaacaacaaaagaaaaggcGACAGGAAGAGGCCATCAAGAG GATTGGTGAAGACGTTCCCATGGCAACAGATGGAGCATACTCTGGGAAACATTTCAGAATGGGCTTCATGACAATGCCAGCACCACAGGACCGACTGCCCCCCCACAGCCAGGGCTTCACTGTCCGATCCCAGTCACTCCATTCGGTCGGTGGTGGGGATGACGACTCCAACCACAACCGCAAACAACCCCCGCCCAAACCCAAGAGAGACCCCAACACCAAACTGAGCAGCAGCTCCGAGACAGTGGACGGAAGTTCTGGACTTACTAAGAGAGACCACCAAGATACCAAAGAGCTGGTGGAACAGGCAGAAG CTCGGTGCCATGCCCACTCTGAAGACTGCAAAAAGATGCCTCCACCCAAGCCCAAAAGAAATCCTAACACTCAGCTCAGCACCTCCTTCGATGACTCTTACATCCGTAACCAAGGCAACAAGAAGTCTTCCTTACGATGGGACCGATCTTCATCTCAAAGTCAGAGCCCAGCATCCAGAGACACAGACGACGAGGAGCCAGTTTACATTGAGATGGTGGGAAACATCCTGCGAGAACTGAAAGGTCAGGACACTGTGGATGACGACCAGAGTGAGTCTGTGTATGAGGAAATGAAGTACCCGGTGTTGGAGGACTTCCTGCATGAAGCACACTCAGGCCTTATCGATCCTGAAGCCTGGTCATCACGTGACTCCCTGTGCGACATCCCTCCACCATTTCCTAACCTCCTGACCCACCGTCCGCCACTGCTGGTCTTTCCACCAGCCCCTGCTCAATGCTCCCCGAATTCTGATGAGTCCCCCCTCACCCCCTTAGATGTAACTCGACTGCCCATGTTAGAAAATGCCTCCTATAGCAAGTCAGGCAGTGTCGAACATCCACAGAGCTCCACCCACCATCGCAAAGAACGTGATCGGGACCGTGATCGGGATCGCGATCATGGTCGAGACCGGGATCTGTCCTGCACCCACACCATCACTTCATCTGGTCGGTCatcagctccacctctcccaTCTAACCTCTACAAATCCTCCGGCTCTGCCCACAGCGGCCATGGGTACCCACGCAGCCAATCTGCATGTCCATCTCCAGTCAGCATGGGTCGCTCCCTGACTCCTCTGAGCCTTAAGAGACCACCACCCTATGACACCCTGATGGCAGGAGGAAGTATACCTcgctcttcatcttcatcatcctctcaTAGGGTTGGGGACAGTGGGTCTAAACTCAGTAACTCCTCTTCTACGCATGGCTCCATGCAGAATGTGTCAGTGAGATCACAGACTCCAACGAGCCCACTGGACGACCTCAACAACCTGTTCTCTGGAAAACAGGGCTTGAAGAGAGGGTCAGGCCGAAGGAAGAGTAGAGAGGGTGAAG gagaCTGCAGGTCTCTGCCCAGACATGACAGTAAAGACAGAGACGGACAGTCGAGTCCAGTTTCCAGCAGGATGGGGCGGTCGTCTGTCAGCCCCACCATGATGCTgcccggaggaggaggag AAACAAAGTCTGTGTGTAAACTTGGCCGCTCTGCCTCCACATCAGGAGTCCCGTCACCCGGGGCGACACCACAGCGCCACCCGCATGAGCCGCATCATCCTGCCCTCAGCCAG GACTGA
- the nyap2a gene encoding neuronal tyrosine-phosphorylated phosphoinositide-3-kinase adapter 2 isoform X2 has protein sequence MTSQEEASSFRKFFQYVEDSGLRTYDGLVIQNASDIARESDRVRNQTNWTYLQEKQQKKRRQEEAIKRIGEDVPMATDGAYSGKHFRMGFMTMPAPQDRLPPHSQGFTVRSQSLHSVGGGDDDSNHNRKQPPPKPKRDPNTKLSSSSETVDGSSGLTKRDHQDTKELVEQAEARCHAHSEDCKKMPPPKPKRNPNTQLSTSFDDSYIRNQGNKKSSLRWDRSSSQSQSPASRDTDDEEPVYIEMVGNILRELKGQDTVDDDQSESVYEEMKYPVLEDFLHEAHSGLIDPEAWSSRDSLCDIPPPFPNLLTHRPPLLVFPPAPAQCSPNSDESPLTPLDVTRLPMLENASYSKSGSVEHPQSSTHHRKERDRDRDRDRDHGRDRDLSCTHTITSSGRSSAPPLPSNLYKSSGSAHSGHGYPRSQSACPSPVSMGRSLTPLSLKRPPPYDTLMAGGSIPRSSSSSSSHRVGDSGSKLSNSSSTHGSMQNVSVRSQTPTSPLDDLNNLFSGKQGLKRGSGRRKSREGEGDCRSLPRHDSKDRDGQSSPVSSRMGRSSVSPTMMLPGGGGETKSVCKLGRSASTSGVPSPGATPQRHPHEPHHPALSQIPALSIGKLMFYYWY, from the exons ATGACATCGCAGGAGGAGGCTTCTTCCTTCAGGAAGTTTTTTCAGTATGTGGAGGACAGTGGACTTCGCACATATGATGGTCTGGTTATTCAAAATGCTTCTGACATCGCTAGAGAAAGCGACCGCGTACGCAACCAGACCAACTGGACCTAcctgcaggaaaaacaacaaaagaaaaggcGACAGGAAGAGGCCATCAAGAG GATTGGTGAAGACGTTCCCATGGCAACAGATGGAGCATACTCTGGGAAACATTTCAGAATGGGCTTCATGACAATGCCAGCACCACAGGACCGACTGCCCCCCCACAGCCAGGGCTTCACTGTCCGATCCCAGTCACTCCATTCGGTCGGTGGTGGGGATGACGACTCCAACCACAACCGCAAACAACCCCCGCCCAAACCCAAGAGAGACCCCAACACCAAACTGAGCAGCAGCTCCGAGACAGTGGACGGAAGTTCTGGACTTACTAAGAGAGACCACCAAGATACCAAAGAGCTGGTGGAACAGGCAGAAG CTCGGTGCCATGCCCACTCTGAAGACTGCAAAAAGATGCCTCCACCCAAGCCCAAAAGAAATCCTAACACTCAGCTCAGCACCTCCTTCGATGACTCTTACATCCGTAACCAAGGCAACAAGAAGTCTTCCTTACGATGGGACCGATCTTCATCTCAAAGTCAGAGCCCAGCATCCAGAGACACAGACGACGAGGAGCCAGTTTACATTGAGATGGTGGGAAACATCCTGCGAGAACTGAAAGGTCAGGACACTGTGGATGACGACCAGAGTGAGTCTGTGTATGAGGAAATGAAGTACCCGGTGTTGGAGGACTTCCTGCATGAAGCACACTCAGGCCTTATCGATCCTGAAGCCTGGTCATCACGTGACTCCCTGTGCGACATCCCTCCACCATTTCCTAACCTCCTGACCCACCGTCCGCCACTGCTGGTCTTTCCACCAGCCCCTGCTCAATGCTCCCCGAATTCTGATGAGTCCCCCCTCACCCCCTTAGATGTAACTCGACTGCCCATGTTAGAAAATGCCTCCTATAGCAAGTCAGGCAGTGTCGAACATCCACAGAGCTCCACCCACCATCGCAAAGAACGTGATCGGGACCGTGATCGGGATCGCGATCATGGTCGAGACCGGGATCTGTCCTGCACCCACACCATCACTTCATCTGGTCGGTCatcagctccacctctcccaTCTAACCTCTACAAATCCTCCGGCTCTGCCCACAGCGGCCATGGGTACCCACGCAGCCAATCTGCATGTCCATCTCCAGTCAGCATGGGTCGCTCCCTGACTCCTCTGAGCCTTAAGAGACCACCACCCTATGACACCCTGATGGCAGGAGGAAGTATACCTcgctcttcatcttcatcatcctctcaTAGGGTTGGGGACAGTGGGTCTAAACTCAGTAACTCCTCTTCTACGCATGGCTCCATGCAGAATGTGTCAGTGAGATCACAGACTCCAACGAGCCCACTGGACGACCTCAACAACCTGTTCTCTGGAAAACAGGGCTTGAAGAGAGGGTCAGGCCGAAGGAAGAGTAGAGAGGGTGAAG gagaCTGCAGGTCTCTGCCCAGACATGACAGTAAAGACAGAGACGGACAGTCGAGTCCAGTTTCCAGCAGGATGGGGCGGTCGTCTGTCAGCCCCACCATGATGCTgcccggaggaggaggag AAACAAAGTCTGTGTGTAAACTTGGCCGCTCTGCCTCCACATCAGGAGTCCCGTCACCCGGGGCGACACCACAGCGCCACCCGCATGAGCCGCATCATCCTGCCCTCAGCCAG ATCCCAGCATTAAGCATTGGTAAATTAATGTTTTACTACTGGTACTAA